One window from the genome of Ancylothrix sp. D3o encodes:
- a CDS encoding AIPR family protein: MSIIHISQIEAKLKSLFENLIDISDFSNKPPSDQESLFLTRALAAFAILAMTDITPEQAAACITDGYQDNGLDAIYFDELEKTLFLVQAKWHKDGKGSIDSGDSHKFIQGIKDILDVRFDRFNKKIKNRWSEIDKAMNNTETRFVMLLAHTGAAKLSPEIEIIFNDFMKEINDSSDVIELQVLQQKDLYSVIKDGLGKPINLEVVLKEWGQIKEPFLAYYGRVASSDVAKWWNDYHPRLFDKNIRSFLKTEINQGIIESLSSEPENFWYLNNGITALCKTIKKKPIGGSSNDSSTFVCEDVTIVNGAQTVGAIAAANAKSPENVERATVMIKFISLENCPEDFARRVTRTTNTQNRIENRDFVSLDPEQERLQNELKIDGIDYVYKAGYGLPDTNKGFNLTEATVALACYSKLSYAVQAKSGIGALWEDVTKEPYKALFNPSLSSLKLWRLVQVHREIEKSLELEKNNLQGKEAKLPVHGNRFLARQVFNQLTAINFNDPKKSVEPLISEVPEVTHRVVELTISAINELYPDSYIANLFKNVTKCQEIEDWIKSHWT, translated from the coding sequence CTCGCGCACTTGCTGCATTTGCAATTTTGGCCATGACTGATATCACTCCAGAGCAAGCAGCAGCTTGTATAACCGATGGATATCAAGATAACGGCCTTGATGCAATTTACTTTGATGAGCTTGAAAAAACTCTATTTTTAGTACAAGCCAAGTGGCATAAGGATGGTAAAGGCAGTATTGACAGCGGAGATAGCCATAAATTTATTCAAGGGATAAAAGATATTCTTGATGTAAGATTTGATCGCTTTAATAAAAAAATAAAAAATCGTTGGTCAGAGATTGACAAAGCTATGAATAACACAGAGACTCGTTTTGTTATGTTACTTGCTCATACAGGTGCAGCGAAATTAAGTCCAGAAATTGAAATAATATTCAATGACTTTATGAAGGAAATTAATGACTCCTCAGATGTTATTGAATTACAAGTTCTTCAGCAAAAAGACTTATATAGCGTGATTAAGGATGGTTTAGGCAAACCAATCAACCTAGAAGTTGTATTAAAAGAATGGGGACAAATAAAAGAACCATTTCTTGCATACTATGGTCGTGTAGCATCCAGTGACGTTGCTAAGTGGTGGAATGATTATCATCCAAGGCTATTTGACAAAAATATTCGCTCATTTTTGAAAACAGAAATTAACCAAGGAATTATTGAATCTTTGTCATCGGAACCAGAAAACTTTTGGTATTTAAACAACGGTATAACGGCCTTATGCAAGACAATTAAGAAAAAGCCTATAGGTGGTTCTTCAAATGATAGTAGTACATTTGTATGTGAAGATGTCACTATTGTCAATGGTGCTCAAACAGTAGGAGCAATTGCCGCCGCAAATGCGAAATCACCTGAGAACGTGGAGCGGGCAACTGTGATGATTAAATTTATATCTCTTGAAAATTGCCCGGAAGATTTTGCCCGTCGTGTAACGCGAACAACAAATACTCAAAATCGTATTGAAAACCGAGACTTTGTTTCACTAGATCCAGAACAAGAACGGTTACAAAATGAATTGAAGATAGACGGAATTGACTATGTTTACAAAGCAGGATATGGTCTCCCAGATACAAACAAAGGTTTTAATTTAACTGAAGCAACAGTCGCTCTTGCCTGTTACTCTAAGCTTTCCTATGCGGTACAAGCAAAAAGCGGCATAGGCGCGCTTTGGGAGGATGTCACGAAAGAACCTTATAAAGCTTTGTTTAATCCAAGCCTTTCCAGTCTTAAACTCTGGCGTCTAGTTCAGGTACATCGTGAAATTGAAAAGAGCCTAGAATTAGAAAAAAATAATTTACAAGGCAAAGAAGCAAAGTTACCTGTGCATGGAAATCGATTTTTAGCTAGACAAGTATTCAATCAACTGACCGCTATCAATTTTAATGATCCAAAAAAGTCTGTAGAACCCCTGATTAGTGAAGTTCCCGAAGTAACTCATCGTGTAGTTGAATTAACAATTTCTGCTATTAATGAACTTTACCCCGACTCATACATTGCCAATCTTTTCAAAAATGTTACAAAATGCCAAGAAATTGAAGATTGGATTAAATCACATTGGACGTAA
- a CDS encoding aldo/keto reductase produces MQNQQNLNLPTMGCGTWAWGNRLLWGYNQNMDEQLQQVFNLCVQNNITLFDTGDSYGTGKLSGRSEQLLGQFTKQYHGPNQNNICIATKLAPYPWRLTRNSFIKAAENSSKRIHKNIDLVQMHWSTANYAPWQEIPLLNALCDLYEQQKVKAIGLSNYGPKRLKQIHKLFSQRNIPITTLQVQYSLLSTYPITQLNLKETCDELGIKIIAYSPLALGLLTGKYTPNTPLPKGIRSLAFSQMLPGIQPLLNTMQEIANHRNKTLSQIAINWCISKNTIPIPGAKNLKQAQENIGSLGWKLDQNEIEELDKIAAGVPKKMIQNNFQTK; encoded by the coding sequence ATGCAAAACCAACAAAACCTAAACCTACCAACAATGGGATGTGGCACCTGGGCATGGGGCAACCGGCTCCTCTGGGGATACAATCAAAACATGGACGAACAACTCCAACAAGTCTTTAACCTCTGCGTCCAAAACAACATCACCCTATTCGACACCGGCGACTCCTACGGCACCGGCAAACTCAGCGGACGTAGCGAACAACTACTCGGACAATTCACCAAACAATATCACGGCCCCAACCAAAACAACATCTGCATCGCCACAAAACTCGCACCCTACCCCTGGAGACTAACCCGAAACTCCTTCATAAAAGCCGCAGAAAACTCATCAAAACGCATCCACAAAAACATCGACCTAGTACAAATGCACTGGTCAACAGCCAACTACGCACCCTGGCAAGAAATCCCCCTTTTAAACGCACTTTGTGACCTCTACGAACAACAAAAAGTCAAAGCCATTGGCCTCTCAAACTACGGCCCAAAACGCCTAAAACAAATCCATAAACTCTTCAGCCAAAGAAACATCCCCATCACCACATTACAAGTACAATACTCCCTCCTTTCCACCTACCCAATCACCCAACTAAACCTCAAAGAAACCTGCGACGAACTAGGAATAAAAATCATCGCCTACAGCCCCCTAGCCCTCGGACTACTCACCGGCAAATACACCCCAAATACCCCCCTCCCCAAAGGAATCCGCAGCCTAGCATTTTCCCAAATGCTACCAGGAATACAACCCCTACTCAACACCATGCAAGAAATCGCCAACCACCGAAACAAAACCCTCTCACAAATCGCAATCAACTGGTGCATCAGCAAAAACACCATCCCCATCCCCGGCGCCAAAAACCTCAAACAAGCCCAAGAAAACATCGGATCACTCGGCTGGAAACTAGACCAAAACGAAATCGAAGAACTCGACAAAATCGCAGCCGGTGTCCCCAAAAAAATGATACAAAACAACTTCCAAACCAAATAA
- a CDS encoding YgiT-type zinc finger protein, which translates to MNNNENLIEQNITYTLEIDGKIFLIENVPARINTETGEQYFSPSTVERLQQIILNQEQPSRFVETPVYNFAA; encoded by the coding sequence ATGAACAACAATGAAAACTTAATCGAACAAAACATCACCTACACCCTAGAAATCGACGGCAAAATTTTCTTAATTGAAAACGTACCCGCCCGCATCAATACAGAAACAGGAGAGCAATATTTCTCCCCATCTACCGTAGAACGCTTGCAACAAATTATCCTCAACCAAGAACAACCAAGCCGGTTTGTAGAAACCCCCGTCTACAACTTTGCCGCCTAA
- a CDS encoding type II toxin-antitoxin system PemK/MazF family toxin — protein sequence MNPNPGEVWLVDLGLAAKMRPVVIVSRYDANPPRALVVYVPLTTQNRGSEYEVAIPNVSFLDKNSVANVQGLGSVATVRLERKLGVLPGDVMLKIKEALVFALDLVMESEDDNFS from the coding sequence ATGAATCCGAATCCGGGTGAGGTTTGGTTGGTTGATTTAGGTTTGGCTGCTAAGATGCGTCCTGTTGTGATTGTGTCTCGCTATGATGCTAATCCTCCGCGTGCTTTGGTTGTGTATGTTCCTTTGACTACTCAAAATCGAGGAAGTGAGTATGAGGTGGCTATTCCAAATGTGTCTTTTCTTGATAAAAATTCGGTGGCAAATGTGCAGGGTTTGGGTTCGGTGGCAACTGTTCGGCTTGAGCGTAAGTTAGGAGTTTTGCCAGGAGATGTGATGCTGAAAATTAAGGAAGCTCTTGTATTTGCTTTGGATTTGGTAATGGAAAGTGAAGATGATAATTTCTCATAA
- a CDS encoding YcjF family protein, with the protein MWKNRLGSLWGDAATQIRKRLPVDQANQLVTQWFSVSDERLAEILDRVRSELPTTEALLIGKPQAGKSSIVRGLTGVSAEIIGQGFRPHTQHTERYAYPSEDLPLLIFTDTVGLGDVSLETEGVIGELVGELRLPSKRARVLILTVRCTDFATDSLREIAAGLRKQFPEIPCLLAVTCLHDLYPADVVDHPIYPPQFEEVVRAFEAIKGGFAGLYDGAVMVDFTLEEDGYRPVFYGLEAFRDALAELLPSAEAGAIYQLLDEKAGRDLGNVYREAGRRYILPFAIMAGGLAAVPLPFTTMPVLTAVQVSMVGLLGKLYGQTLNPSQAGGVVSAIAGGFLAQAIGRELVKFIPGLGSAIAASWAFAYTWALGEGACVYFGDLLGGKVPDPERIQAVMREAFEGAKVRFKGVKG; encoded by the coding sequence ATGTGGAAAAACCGGCTGGGTTCGTTGTGGGGTGATGCGGCGACCCAGATTCGGAAACGGTTGCCGGTGGATCAGGCGAATCAGTTGGTTACGCAATGGTTTAGTGTGAGTGATGAGCGTTTGGCTGAGATTTTGGATAGGGTGAGGTCGGAGTTGCCAACAACGGAGGCGTTGTTGATTGGGAAGCCGCAGGCGGGTAAGAGTTCGATTGTGCGGGGGTTGACGGGGGTTTCGGCGGAGATTATTGGCCAAGGGTTTCGTCCGCATACGCAACATACGGAACGTTATGCTTATCCGTCTGAGGATCTGCCGTTGTTGATTTTTACGGATACGGTGGGTTTGGGGGATGTGAGTTTGGAGACGGAGGGGGTGATTGGGGAGTTGGTGGGGGAGTTGAGGTTGCCTAGTAAACGGGCTAGGGTTTTGATTTTGACGGTAAGGTGTACGGATTTTGCGACGGATAGTTTAAGGGAGATTGCTGCGGGTTTAAGGAAGCAGTTTCCTGAGATTCCTTGTTTGTTGGCGGTGACTTGTTTGCATGATTTGTATCCGGCGGATGTGGTGGATCATCCAATTTATCCGCCGCAGTTTGAGGAGGTTGTGCGGGCGTTTGAGGCGATTAAGGGGGGGTTTGCGGGTTTGTATGATGGGGCGGTGATGGTTGATTTTACTTTGGAGGAGGATGGTTATAGGCCGGTTTTTTATGGCTTGGAGGCTTTTCGGGATGCGTTGGCGGAGTTGTTGCCTTCTGCGGAGGCGGGGGCGATTTATCAGTTGTTAGATGAGAAGGCAGGCCGGGATTTGGGGAATGTATATCGGGAGGCGGGGCGGCGTTATATTTTGCCGTTTGCGATTATGGCCGGTGGTTTGGCGGCGGTGCCTTTGCCTTTTACGACGATGCCGGTGTTGACTGCGGTTCAGGTTTCGATGGTGGGTTTGTTGGGTAAGTTATATGGTCAAACGTTGAATCCTTCTCAAGCTGGGGGGGTTGTGAGTGCGATTGCGGGTGGGTTTTTAGCACAGGCTATAGGTAGGGAGTTGGTGAAGTTTATTCCGGGGTTGGGAAGTGCGATTGCTGCTTCTTGGGCGTTTGCTTATACTTGGGCTTTGGGTGAGGGGGCTTGTGTTTATTTTGGGGATTTGTTGGGGGGGAAGGTGCCTGATCCTGAACGGATTCAGGCGGTGATGCGTGAGGCTTTTGAGGGGGCTAAGGTGCGTTTTAAGGGGGTTAAGGGGTGA
- the rplS gene encoding 50S ribosomal protein L19: MKAQEIIRSIEAEQLKTNLPDIQIGDTVKVAVKIVEGGKERIQPYEGTVIAKGSSGLTKTITVRRIFQGVGVERVFLIHSPRIDSIQILRRSKVRRAKLYFLRDRVGKATRLKQRFDRPLT; encoded by the coding sequence ATGAAAGCCCAAGAAATAATTCGCTCCATAGAAGCGGAACAACTCAAAACCAACCTCCCCGACATCCAAATCGGAGACACCGTAAAAGTCGCAGTCAAAATCGTAGAAGGCGGCAAAGAACGCATCCAACCCTACGAAGGCACAGTCATCGCCAAAGGCAGCAGCGGCCTCACCAAAACCATCACCGTCCGCCGCATCTTCCAAGGAGTCGGAGTCGAACGAGTCTTCCTCATCCACTCCCCCCGCATCGACAGCATCCAAATCTTGCGCCGCAGCAAAGTCCGCCGCGCCAAACTTTACTTCCTGCGTGACCGCGTTGGTAAAGCCACCAGACTCAAACAACGCTTTGACCGGCCCCTCACCTAA
- the secE gene encoding preprotein translocase subunit SecE, whose protein sequence is MAKKNEAEIQQETPTGFSLVKFFDETKEELGKVVWPSRQQVISESVAVLLMVTLVATFIYLVDNFFSWASTQVFG, encoded by the coding sequence GTGGCCAAAAAAAACGAAGCCGAAATACAACAAGAAACCCCAACAGGGTTTAGCCTCGTAAAATTTTTTGATGAAACCAAAGAAGAACTGGGAAAAGTCGTATGGCCTTCCCGACAGCAAGTAATCAGCGAATCCGTAGCAGTATTGCTAATGGTAACGCTCGTTGCAACCTTCATTTATTTGGTGGATAACTTCTTTAGCTGGGCCTCAACGCAGGTATTTGGATGA
- the nusG gene encoding transcription termination/antitermination protein NusG, with protein sequence MMFASDETSEQNQTQDMPELNVTKEPRWYAVQVASGCEKRVKANLEQRIETLDVADKIIQVEIPQTPAIKIRKDGSRSQSDEKVFPGYVLVKMAMDDNSWQVVKNTPNVINFVGAEQKRRYGRGRGHVTPVPLSNSEVERIFRQAREQEPVVKINMVVGDKVIVLSGPFKDFEGEVIEVSPERSKLKVLLSIFGRETPVELEFNQVQKQN encoded by the coding sequence ATGATGTTTGCATCGGACGAAACAAGCGAACAAAATCAGACGCAAGATATGCCAGAACTCAACGTGACAAAAGAGCCACGTTGGTACGCTGTGCAAGTTGCCTCTGGGTGTGAAAAAAGGGTAAAAGCAAACTTGGAACAGCGCATCGAAACCCTCGATGTCGCAGACAAAATCATCCAAGTAGAAATCCCGCAGACACCGGCGATTAAAATCCGAAAAGACGGCTCACGCTCACAGTCCGACGAAAAAGTATTTCCGGGCTATGTGTTAGTGAAAATGGCGATGGATGACAATAGCTGGCAAGTAGTCAAAAACACCCCAAACGTCATTAACTTTGTCGGAGCCGAACAAAAACGCCGCTACGGAAGAGGAAGAGGTCACGTTACCCCCGTACCCCTATCCAACTCAGAAGTAGAACGAATATTCCGGCAAGCCCGCGAACAAGAGCCAGTTGTCAAAATCAACATGGTAGTGGGCGACAAAGTAATAGTGCTATCAGGGCCCTTTAAAGACTTTGAAGGCGAAGTCATAGAAGTAAGCCCCGAACGCAGCAAACTAAAAGTGTTACTCTCCATTTTTGGACGAGAAACCCCCGTAGAATTGGAATTTAACCAAGTTCAGAAACAGAACTGA